One genomic segment of Myxocyprinus asiaticus isolate MX2 ecotype Aquarium Trade chromosome 14, UBuf_Myxa_2, whole genome shotgun sequence includes these proteins:
- the LOC127451814 gene encoding tetraspanin-4-like, with translation MSASRGCLCCVKYLMFIFNLIFWLGGCGLFGVGVWLAFTQSEFSSLPLSFPSLSAANLLLVAGGVTMVTGFLGCLGALKEQRCLLMTFFVILLFLVLTEVTLIVILSVYHKELDMKAKDDLREGMKDYNKNEGLKKSWDNMQRIFKCCGVSNHTDWLNKTFNDELPHSCCRDSTGPCHRWEEPCYEKAKNWLLANITSVLGFGICIGIVQILALVFSMLMYCQILRAEKYMD, from the exons ATGTCTGCATCACGAGGTTGCCTCTGCTGTGTGAAGTACCTCATGTTTATCTTTAACCTCATTTTCTGG CTGGGAGGGTGTGGCTTATTTGGTGTTGGGGTGTGGCTCGCCTTCACACAATCAGAGTTTTCATCTCTTCCACTGTCCTTTCCTTCACTCTCTGCTGCCAACCTATTGCTTGTTGCTGGAGGTGTTACCATGGTGACAGGGTTTCTTGGATGCCTTGGTGCTCTGAAAGAGCAGAGATGTCTATTGATGACG TTTTTTGTAATCCTCTTGTTCCTTGTTCTGACCGAAGTGACTCTGATTGTGATTTTGAGTGTCTATCATAAAGAG TTGGACATGAAAGCAAAGGATGACCTAAGAGAGGGAATGAAAGACTATAACAAAAATGAAGGGCTGAAAAAATCTTGGGACAACATGCAGAGAATT TTCAAGTGCTGTGGTGTGAGCAACCATACTGACTGGCTCAACAAGACGTTCAATGATGAACTTCCTCACTCATGCTGCAGAGATAGTACTGGACCCTGCCATCGATGGGAAGAG CCATGCTATGAGAAGGCCAAGAACTGGCTCCTAGCAAACATCACCTCAGTGCTGGGGTTTGGTATCTGCATTGGAATTGTTCAG ATTCTTGCTTTGGTGTTCTCCATGCTGATGTACTGCCAAATCTTACGAGCTGAAAAATACATGGACTGA
- the LOC127451801 gene encoding mucin-17-like, which yields MRLDFSHLLLSLATGLCFNLIYAQERNETDTNVTTTLLNYKTVDATLSPEVTVAFIPENVVTELPTTSDQNHAVSTPENEMSTIHEEPTVEATTLLITETEQTTSQTKPKSDSEGTTAQGQHTTMALEPMEASTTAVAVRIETGMTAPITSEYLPSTSRYETTVGFINYELTSAMEHRVEITTETFALTTASTAQNSTPNTSQPPAEGTESLIITSSPEDTTFLTTTTEASTSTLISTSKFFFRGAPDLHHSLSVDESVSTHLTPILHTQTNWLLIIIVCVIIICVLLGVFLFFVKWRKKNASHKFSPGYVNGRSKRSMKKKGAEDDAWAGPVNLEAGERVDCDGKEQRDLLSDEGRGDGDDMPLSTFATLESGDTSNGGVGGDGTTEAKKWEEQEPLLYIDEDLEEAVAENERQKGDKNSGRPAVKEI from the coding sequence ATGAGACTAGATTTTAGCCATTTACTGCTGTCTCTTGCTACTGGACTTTGTTTCAATTTAATTTATGCACAAGAGAGAAATGAGACAGACACAAATGTCACCACTACATTACTGAATTATAAGACTGTGGATGCAACCTTAAGTCCTGAAGTCACTGTTGCATTTATACCTGAAAATGTTGTCACTGAATTACCAACAACATCAGATCAGAATCATGCAGTCTCCACTCCTGAAAATGAAATGAGCACCATACATGAAGAGCCAACAGTTGAGGCTACTACGCTACTCATTACTGAGACTGAACAAACAACAAGCCAGACAAAACCAAAGTCTGATTCTGAAGGAACAACTGCTCAAGGACAACACACCACAATGGCCTTGGAGCCAATGGAAGCAAGCACCACTGCTGTGGCTGTTAGGATAGAAACAGGTATGACTGCACCAATAACTTCAGAATACCTGCCAAGCACAAGTCGATATGAAACCACTGTTGGCTTTATTAATTATGAGTTGACCAGTGCTATGGAACACAGAGTTGAGATCACCACAGAAACGTTTGCCTTGACTACAGCTTCAACGGCACAGAATTCCACACCCAACACTTCACAACCACCTGCAGAAGGAACTGAGTCCCTGATCATCACGTCCAGCCCCGAGGACACCACGTTCCTCACTACTACCACAGAAGCCTCCACATCAACTCTGATCTCCACCTCAAAGTTCTTCTTTCGTGGTGCTCCTGACCTACATCATTCACTGTCTGTAGATGAATCAGTTTCCACCCATTTAACACCTATCTTGCATACACAGACCAACTggctattaataataatagtgtgTGTAATCATCATTTGTGTGCTGTTAGGAGTCTTCCTTTTTTTTGTCAAATGGCGAAAGAAAAACGCCTCGCACAAGTTCAGCCCAGGGTACGTGAACGGACGAAGCAAACGGTCCATGAAAAAGAAAGGGGCAGAGGATGATGCGTGGGCTGGGCCTGTGAATCTAGAGGCTGGAGAGAGAGTGGATTGCGATGGAAAAGAACAGAGGGATCTGCTGTCTGATGAGGGGAGAGGGGATGGAGATGATATGCCGCTCAGCACATTTGCTACCCTGGAATCAGGTGACACATCTAACGGTGGAGTGGGTGGGGACGGAACCACAGAGGCAAAGAAATGGGAGGAGCAGGAGCCTCTGCTTTACATAGATGAGGATTTGGAGGAAGCAGTGGCAGAGAATGAGAGACAGAAAGGAGATAAAAACAGTGGGAGACCGGCTGTGAAAGAAATTTAA